TCGCTCGTCACGGATTTCGACGTCGAGGAGAAGGTGGCCGCGGGATACGGCATGGCCAGCGCGGAGTTGCGCGGGGTGACGGTGATCGCCGGCGTCCGGGTGGAACATACGGACGCCGATTATTCCGCCTACGATCTGCAGCGTCTCGGCGGCGTTCTGACGGGCACGCCCCTGCGCGACGGCGGTACGCGCTACACCAACGTCTTGCCCAGCGTGCACCTGCGCGCCGAACCGATGGAGGATCTGGTCCTTCGCGCCGCCTGGTCGAACACGATCGGCAGGCCGAACTACACCGACATCGTGCCGCGCCGCGACTTCAACTTCGATGAAACGTCCGCGGGCGTGTTCCGGGGCTCGATCAGCGAAGGCAACCCCGACCTCAAGCCCTTCGAGTCCATGAACCTGGACTTTTCAGCGGAATACTACCTGACGCCGGCCGGGATCATATCGCTGGGCCTGTTCTACAAGGACATCGAAAACCCGATCTACAACCGCACGATCGATCAGACGAACACCACGATCGATGGGCAGTTCTTCTCGTTGCTCACCACCACTCGGCCCGAGAATGCGGCCAGCGGCACGATCAGGGGCATCGAGTTGAACTACCAGCAGCAGTTCACCTCCCTGCCCTCTCCCTTCGACGGCCTGGGCCTGTCGGCGAACGGCACATTGACGGGCAGCTCGACCGAACTGTTTGGCCGCACGGACGACATTCCGTTCTTCCGTCAGTCCGATACGCTGGGCAATGTCGCCCTTTTCTATGAGAAGTACGGCTTGTCGGCTCGCCTCGCCCTGGCTCACCGCAGCGGATACCTGGAAGCGCTCAACGCGCCGGGCCTCGACCTCTATGTGGCCGATCGCAACCAGCTCGATTTCAAGGCCTCATACCGCCTGCGCGAAGGGATCGAGGTCTTTGGTTCCATACTGAACATCAACGACGAGCCGCTCGAGACCTATCTCGGAGACGAGAGCCGGGTGTCTTCGCGGGAAATCTACTCCTGGTCGGCGTCGGCCGGCGTAAGCTTCAGGTTCTGATCGTGTCGGAAGCCCTCTCCCGTCGCCGCCTGCTTCAGGGCGCCGCCGTCGCCGCCGGCTGTGCGCTTGCCCCCGTGTCGCTGGACGGGCTGCTCAGCGCCCGCGCCGGCGTCGGCGACTATCCGTTTACGCTCGGCGTCGCCTCCGGCGATCCCTTGCCCGACGGGTTCGTGATCTGGAGCCGTCTCGCGCCTCGGCCCTTGCAAGGCGATGGCGGCATGCCGGCTCGACCGGTCCAGGTCCGCTGGATCGTGGCCGAGGACGCCCGACTGTCGCGGGTCGTCGCCTCGGGCGAGACCTTCGCCCAGCCGACGGCCGGGCACTCGATCCACGTCGAAGTCGAGGGACTGCGACCCGGCCGCGAGTACTGGTACCGCTTCACCGCGGGCGGCGAGGCCAGTCCGGTCGGACGCGCGTGTACGACGCCGCCGGCCGGCGCGTCCGTCGATCGGCTCCGGGCCTGCTTCACCTCGTGCCAGAAGTACGAGGCCGGCTTCTACGCCGGCTATCGCCACCTGGCGGCGGAGAACCCCGACCTGATCCTGTTCCTGGGCGACTACATCTACGAAGGCGACCCCGGCAGTCGCAACGCCGTGCGCCTGCACCAGAACCCGGAGCCGACCGACATCGGCGGTTATCGGGTACGCTACGCCACCTACAAGTCGGACCCGCTGCTGCAAGCCGCGCACGCCGTCGCACCCTGGCTGGTGCTGTGGGACGATCATGAGGTGGTCAACGACTATGGCGGCGATCGCGACGGCGACGTCGATCCCGCACTGTTTCTTCGCAGGCGCGCCGCCGCATACCAGGCCTACTTCGAACACATGCCGCTGCGCCGCACGGCCTTGCCGGTCGGCCCATCGATGTTGCTGCACCGCGCCGTCGACTGGGGCGCGCTGGCCCAGTTCCAGCTGATCGACGACCGCCAGCACCGCGACGCCGCGCCGTGCGCCCAGCCCGGTCAATCCGGCAAGCTGATCGCCGACTGCGACGCCCGGCGAGATCCTGCCCGCTCGATCCTGGGCGAACGTCAGGAGGCCTGGCTGATGGACACGCTTGACCGCACGCCCGCCCGCTGGAACCTGCTCACGCAGCAGACCCTGTTCGGCCCCTTGGAACTGCGCGATCCCGCAAATCTGAGCGAAGTGCGGTTCTCGAACGATGGGTGGGACGGCTATCCCGCCACGCGCGAACGGATCATCGCGCGCTGGATCGACGCCGGAACGCAAAACCCCCTGGTGCTGGGCGGCGACATTCACGCCTTCGCCTCAGGCTCGGTGCGCCGGAACGGCGACGGTCCGGTGGTGGCCAGCGAGTTCGTGGGGGGCTCGATGACGTCGCTCGGCATGGATGCGGCCCTTGCCCGGCGGGTGCAGGCCTTGAACCCACGCCTGGAGGTCTATGAGACAGGTCGGCGGGGCTACGGTCGCCTGGACTTGACGCCCGGCCGGGCCGAGATCGCCTTCCGCGCCCTGGACGATGCACGTGACGCCGAATCCGGATTGTCGACGCTGAACGCCTTTGTCATCGAGAACGGCCGCCCCGGCGCGGTCGCGGCCTGAGGTCCGCCATGCTCATTTCCGCCGTTTGGGCTCTCGCCCTGATGTCTGAACCTGCCGCACCGCCGCCCACGCTTGCGCCCGCCGAAAAGGTCAGGCGGATTCCCGCCGACGAAGCGCGCCAGGGCGTCGCGGTCGATGCGGATCACCTGTATGCGATCGATAACACGCGCATCGGCAAGTACGACAAGCGCACGGGCCGCAAGGTCGCGGAATGGACCGGGGACCCAGCGCTGTTTCCCCACCTGAACAGCTGCGCCGTTATCGAAACCCGGTTGGTGTGCGCCTCATCCAACTATCCGGCCACCCCCATGACCAGTTCGGTCGAGGTCTTCGACCCCGCCTCCCTGACGCATGTCGGCACGGTCTCGCTGGGTCCAGGAACCGGTTCGCTGACCTGGGTGACTCGGAAGGACGGCTTCTGGTGGGCGACCTTCGCCAACTATGACGATCGGGGCGGCGATGCCGGCCGCGACCACAAGAGCACGGTCCTGGTCCGCTTCGACGACGAATGGCGGCGAACATCCGCCTGGCTGTTTCCTGAGACGGTGCTGGCCCGCTTCGCGCCGAAAAGCAGTTCGGGCGGCGTCTGGGGTCCCGACGGCCGTCTTTATGTGACCGGCCACGACGCTCGGGAGATCTACGTCCTGGCCCTGCCCGAGGCGGGCGGCGTTTTGCGCCATGTCGCGACCATGCCCGCGGCCGCGCCCGGACAGGCGATCGCATGGGACGAGGCCCAGGGCCGCATCTGGGGCATAGACCGCGCCCGGCGAGAACTGATCGAAATGGCTCCAT
The genomic region above belongs to Brevundimonas sp. PAMC22021 and contains:
- a CDS encoding alkaline phosphatase: MSEALSRRRLLQGAAVAAGCALAPVSLDGLLSARAGVGDYPFTLGVASGDPLPDGFVIWSRLAPRPLQGDGGMPARPVQVRWIVAEDARLSRVVASGETFAQPTAGHSIHVEVEGLRPGREYWYRFTAGGEASPVGRACTTPPAGASVDRLRACFTSCQKYEAGFYAGYRHLAAENPDLILFLGDYIYEGDPGSRNAVRLHQNPEPTDIGGYRVRYATYKSDPLLQAAHAVAPWLVLWDDHEVVNDYGGDRDGDVDPALFLRRRAAAYQAYFEHMPLRRTALPVGPSMLLHRAVDWGALAQFQLIDDRQHRDAAPCAQPGQSGKLIADCDARRDPARSILGERQEAWLMDTLDRTPARWNLLTQQTLFGPLELRDPANLSEVRFSNDGWDGYPATRERIIARWIDAGTQNPLVLGGDIHAFASGSVRRNGDGPVVASEFVGGSMTSLGMDAALARRVQALNPRLEVYETGRRGYGRLDLTPGRAEIAFRALDDARDAESGLSTLNAFVIENGRPGAVAA